One Pecten maximus chromosome 16, xPecMax1.1, whole genome shotgun sequence DNA window includes the following coding sequences:
- the LOC117314685 gene encoding uncharacterized protein C01G6.5-like isoform X1, with product MSMGMDAEQQEEECWYQLRRVGHTATLPKVRDVMKLHVGVTKFGRAASNHYYLDSATLPNFISRHHSEIHGIRDEDGLIKFVLHDKGLNGTFINDIKMQSSCELEEGDKITFGHTNGYKLAPGQHSRQPHSEFQFIFEKVYRSNERLINNGVKREQESSTSSDSEKQKRLCARDNAVDMETFKEGWSKNNSNSKTESDSDKTSSSRIKTVESVSQDNDSCSSSSSSSSSSSASSSSSSSSSSSSSSVRSSSKSPNSQTADHAAESSTPNFSISQNRQDNSTIIMSEPNSDKDESDENDDNDDNVSEQSSQSLRKVDNNSDNSEHSDSDSGDDSDDEVSNHDSEVNKYHSHNSSDNESDTEMKDESEKRNDSSEEEKDTEEKEIEQLPSPVPMKRKAPVPKKGAKTKRMKLAMPSRRGRQSRKMLKRNSKSSDFNDNDDLPSLNGGSSHDSMMNEDKAESHRDPYLFASEESSEDETNTRLKAIIHKIGKIATRPATGKKRQKKTVKKKIQQRKSVIPPPPPPKSAAKKRKAPPAPVATTSGRGRGKKAKPTPVRGRRRRGHSSDSSDPEEEEEQEENLEEGVEWYEVETCDADDCKRPSDKTVAWVQCDYCDKWFHTQCVNCKYEHVNDPDIKFNCGCS from the exons ATGTCCATGGGTATGGACGCTGAACAGCAAGAGGAGGAGTGCTGGTACCAACTCCGACGAGTTGGCCATACAGCTACGTTACCGAAGGTTCGAGATGTTATGAA ACTCCATGTCGGTGTGACGAAGTTCGGTCGTGCTGCCAGTAATCATTATTACCTTGACTCGGCCACTCTGCCAAACTTTATATCCCGCCACCACTCCGAGATCCATGGCATTCGTGACGAGGATGGCCTCATCAAGTTTGTCCTTCATGACAAGGGCCTCAATGGTACCTTCATCAACGATATCAAG ATGCAGAGTTCCTGCGAACTTGAGGAAGGGGACAAGATAACGTTTGGTCACACGAATGGATACAAATTGGCACCCGGCCAACATTCAAGGCAGCCGCACTCAGAATTCCAATTTATA TTTGAAAAAGTTTACCGAAGTAATGAAAGACTTATCAACAATGGAGTCAAGCGTGAACAAGAAAGCAGCACGTCAAGTGATTCTGAGAAACAGAAAAGGCTTTGTGCGCGGGACAATGCAGTAGACATGGAAACCTTCAAAGAAGGATGGtctaaaaataattcaaattcaaaaactGAAAGTGATTCAGACAAGACTTCCTCGTCTCGTATTAAAACTGTTGAAAGTGTATCTCAGGACAATGATTCATGttcctcatcctcatcatcGTCATCTTCATCGTCAGCTTCATCAAgttcatcatcgtcatcatcaagTTCATCTTCATCAGTCAGGTCTTCATCTAAATCTCCAAATTCACAAACAGCCGACCATGCAGCAGAAAGTAGTACACCAAATTTTTCTATTTCACAAAACCGTCAAGATAATTCTACAATTATTATGTCTGAGCCGAACAGCGACAAGGACGAAAGCGATGAAAATGATGATAACGATGACAATGTTTCAGAACAATCTAGCCAGTCTTTGAGAAAAGTAGACAATAATAGTGACAATAGTGAACATTCGGATTCGGATTCTGGTGATGATTCTGACGATGAAGTATCGAACCATGACAGTGAGGTTAATAAATACCATAGTCATAACTCCAGTGATAATGAAAGTGATACAGAAATGAAAGATGAGAGTGAAAAACGAAACGACAGCAGCGAAGAAGAGAAGGACACAGAAGAAAAGGAAATCGAACAGCTTCCAAGTCCTGTTCCGATGAAGAGAAAGGCTCCAGTGCCGAAAAAAGgagcaaaaacaaaaagaatgaAACTTGCCATGCCATCTAGACGCGGGAGACAGAGTCGGAAGATGTTAAAACGAAATAGTAAAAG CTCTGACTTCAATGATAATGATGACCTTCCGTCACTCAATGGAGGCAGTAGCCACGATTCGATGATGAACGAGGACAAGGCTGAGAGCCATAGAGACCCTTACCTGTTCGCCAGTGAAGAAAGTAGCGAAG ATGAAACCAATACACGCCTAAAAGCCATCATCCACAAGATAGGCAAGATAGCTACCAGGCCAGCCACAG ggaaaaaaagacaaaagaaaACTGTGAAAAAGAAAATTCAACAAAGAAAATCTGTAATCCCACCGCCGCCACCACCCAAATCTGCAGCCAAGAAAAGGAAAG CTCCTCCTGCACCAGTGGCTACCACATCTGGGCGGGGCCGGGGTAAGAAGGCCAAGCCTACACCTGTACGTGGCCGGAGGAGGCGGGGCCACAGTAGTGACAGTAGTGATCCGGAGGAAGAAGAGGAGCAGGAAGAGAATTTAGAGGAGGGAGTCGAGTGGTACGAGGTCGAAACATGTGACGCTGATGATTGTAAGAGACCCAGTGATAAAACTGTAGCCTGG GTACAATGTGACTATTGTGATAAGTGGTTTCATACGCAGTGTGTTAATTGTAAATACGAGCATGTGAACGATCCAGACATCAAATTCAACTGTGGGTGCTCATAG
- the LOC117314685 gene encoding uncharacterized protein C01G6.5-like isoform X2, whose amino-acid sequence MSMGMDAEQQEEECWYQLRRVGHTATLPKVRDVMKLHVGVTKFGRAASNHYYLDSATLPNFISRHHSEIHGIRDEDGLIKFVLHDKGLNGTFINDIKMQSSCELEEGDKITFGHTNGYKLAPGQHSRQPHSEFQFIFEKVYRSNERLINNGVKREQESSTSSDSEKQKRLCARDNAVDMETFKEGWSKNNSNSKTESDSDKTSSSRIKTVESVSQDNDSCSSSSSSSSSSSASSSSSSSSSSSSSSVRSSSKSPNSQTADHAAESSTPNFSISQNRQDNSTIIMSEPNSDKDESDENDDNDDNVSEQSSQSLRKVDNNSDNSEHSDSDSGDDSDDEVSNHDSEVNKYHSHNSSDNESDTEMKDESEKRNDSSEEEKDTEEKEIEQLPSPVPMKRKAPVPKKGAKTKRMKLAMPSRRGRQSRKMLKRNSKSSDFNDNDDLPSLNGGSSHDSMMNEDKAESHRDPYLFASEESSEGKKRQKKTVKKKIQQRKSVIPPPPPPKSAAKKRKAPPAPVATTSGRGRGKKAKPTPVRGRRRRGHSSDSSDPEEEEEQEENLEEGVEWYEVETCDADDCKRPSDKTVAWVQCDYCDKWFHTQCVNCKYEHVNDPDIKFNCGCS is encoded by the exons ATGTCCATGGGTATGGACGCTGAACAGCAAGAGGAGGAGTGCTGGTACCAACTCCGACGAGTTGGCCATACAGCTACGTTACCGAAGGTTCGAGATGTTATGAA ACTCCATGTCGGTGTGACGAAGTTCGGTCGTGCTGCCAGTAATCATTATTACCTTGACTCGGCCACTCTGCCAAACTTTATATCCCGCCACCACTCCGAGATCCATGGCATTCGTGACGAGGATGGCCTCATCAAGTTTGTCCTTCATGACAAGGGCCTCAATGGTACCTTCATCAACGATATCAAG ATGCAGAGTTCCTGCGAACTTGAGGAAGGGGACAAGATAACGTTTGGTCACACGAATGGATACAAATTGGCACCCGGCCAACATTCAAGGCAGCCGCACTCAGAATTCCAATTTATA TTTGAAAAAGTTTACCGAAGTAATGAAAGACTTATCAACAATGGAGTCAAGCGTGAACAAGAAAGCAGCACGTCAAGTGATTCTGAGAAACAGAAAAGGCTTTGTGCGCGGGACAATGCAGTAGACATGGAAACCTTCAAAGAAGGATGGtctaaaaataattcaaattcaaaaactGAAAGTGATTCAGACAAGACTTCCTCGTCTCGTATTAAAACTGTTGAAAGTGTATCTCAGGACAATGATTCATGttcctcatcctcatcatcGTCATCTTCATCGTCAGCTTCATCAAgttcatcatcgtcatcatcaagTTCATCTTCATCAGTCAGGTCTTCATCTAAATCTCCAAATTCACAAACAGCCGACCATGCAGCAGAAAGTAGTACACCAAATTTTTCTATTTCACAAAACCGTCAAGATAATTCTACAATTATTATGTCTGAGCCGAACAGCGACAAGGACGAAAGCGATGAAAATGATGATAACGATGACAATGTTTCAGAACAATCTAGCCAGTCTTTGAGAAAAGTAGACAATAATAGTGACAATAGTGAACATTCGGATTCGGATTCTGGTGATGATTCTGACGATGAAGTATCGAACCATGACAGTGAGGTTAATAAATACCATAGTCATAACTCCAGTGATAATGAAAGTGATACAGAAATGAAAGATGAGAGTGAAAAACGAAACGACAGCAGCGAAGAAGAGAAGGACACAGAAGAAAAGGAAATCGAACAGCTTCCAAGTCCTGTTCCGATGAAGAGAAAGGCTCCAGTGCCGAAAAAAGgagcaaaaacaaaaagaatgaAACTTGCCATGCCATCTAGACGCGGGAGACAGAGTCGGAAGATGTTAAAACGAAATAGTAAAAG CTCTGACTTCAATGATAATGATGACCTTCCGTCACTCAATGGAGGCAGTAGCCACGATTCGATGATGAACGAGGACAAGGCTGAGAGCCATAGAGACCCTTACCTGTTCGCCAGTGAAGAAAGTAGCGAAG ggaaaaaaagacaaaagaaaACTGTGAAAAAGAAAATTCAACAAAGAAAATCTGTAATCCCACCGCCGCCACCACCCAAATCTGCAGCCAAGAAAAGGAAAG CTCCTCCTGCACCAGTGGCTACCACATCTGGGCGGGGCCGGGGTAAGAAGGCCAAGCCTACACCTGTACGTGGCCGGAGGAGGCGGGGCCACAGTAGTGACAGTAGTGATCCGGAGGAAGAAGAGGAGCAGGAAGAGAATTTAGAGGAGGGAGTCGAGTGGTACGAGGTCGAAACATGTGACGCTGATGATTGTAAGAGACCCAGTGATAAAACTGTAGCCTGG GTACAATGTGACTATTGTGATAAGTGGTTTCATACGCAGTGTGTTAATTGTAAATACGAGCATGTGAACGATCCAGACATCAAATTCAACTGTGGGTGCTCATAG